One genomic window of Arthrobacter sp. KBS0703 includes the following:
- the rraA gene encoding ribonuclease E activity regulator RraA codes for MSASPASRSAATSEKAAAVNTADLYDERGEELDSIALQFQSLGGRSHFSGPVRTIRCFEDNALVKSTLATPGDGAVLVVDGSGSLRTALMGDMIAASAVENGWAGVVINGAIRDREAIAELPLGVKALGSNPRKSAKAGAGETDVELLIDGVTIRPGAMIWCDPDGILVER; via the coding sequence ATGTCCGCTTCGCCGGCCAGCCGTTCCGCCGCCACATCCGAGAAGGCCGCCGCCGTCAACACAGCCGACCTCTACGACGAGCGCGGCGAGGAACTCGACTCGATCGCCCTGCAGTTCCAGTCACTGGGCGGACGCTCGCACTTCAGCGGCCCTGTCCGGACCATCCGCTGCTTCGAGGACAACGCGCTGGTCAAGTCCACGCTGGCCACACCCGGCGACGGCGCCGTGCTGGTGGTGGACGGCAGCGGCTCGCTGCGCACCGCCCTGATGGGGGACATGATCGCGGCGAGCGCCGTGGAAAACGGCTGGGCCGGCGTCGTCATCAACGGCGCAATCCGCGACCGCGAGGCCATTGCGGAACTGCCGCTCGGGGTCAAGGCGCTCGGCAGCAATCCGCGCAAGAGCGCGAAGGCCGGCGCCGGCGAGACGGACGTGGAACTGCTGATCGACGGCGTGACCATCCGCCCCGGCGCCATGATCTGGTGCGATCCGGACGGCATCCTGGTGGAGCGCTGA
- a CDS encoding DUF456 domain-containing protein, translated as MNAQTVVTVLCGLAIVVGVAGTVIPVLPGSFLIGLSLLAWAIWGGEGTTGWVVFAIGMVFVLAGMAASAVLAGRKLRQHRIPNRSVVAGIVLGIAGMFIIPVVGLFVGFAAGLLLSELHRTRDFRTALTTSWAALKATGLGMLAEFGLACLAASTWVIGVWVAAAAG; from the coding sequence ATGAACGCCCAGACCGTAGTGACCGTCCTGTGCGGCCTGGCCATCGTCGTGGGCGTGGCCGGCACCGTCATCCCCGTGCTGCCCGGCAGCTTCCTGATCGGCCTGAGCCTGCTGGCCTGGGCCATCTGGGGCGGCGAAGGCACCACCGGCTGGGTGGTTTTTGCCATCGGCATGGTCTTCGTGCTGGCCGGCATGGCGGCCAGCGCCGTGCTCGCCGGCCGCAAGCTCAGGCAGCACAGGATCCCCAACCGGAGCGTCGTGGCCGGCATCGTGCTGGGCATCGCGGGCATGTTCATCATTCCCGTGGTGGGGCTGTTCGTGGGCTTTGCCGCCGGGCTCCTGCTCAGCGAACTCCACCGAACGCGCGACTTCCGCACCGCCCTGACCACCAGCTGGGCGGCGCTCAAAGCCACCGGCCTGGGCATGCTCGCGGAGTTCGGGCTGGCCTGCCTGGCCGCCAGCACCTGGGTCATTGGCGTGTGGGTGGCCGCGGCTGCGGGCTAG
- a CDS encoding sugar porter family MFS transporter, which produces MSTAKEQTTAKIPQRVIWLALAGAVGGFLFGFDSSVVNGAVDAMKDEFALSEGVTGFAVAVALLGCAAGAFMAGKVADRYGRIPAMKLGSLLFLVSAIGTGFAFSVWDLIFWRLVGGLGIGLASVIAPAYISEISPRHVRGRLASLQQLAITTGIFAALLSDALFATAAGGAHQALWLGIEAWRWMFLAAAVPAVVYGLIAYTLPESPRFLVFQGKEEEARKVFDSIAPDEDADRHLREIREAIEEDQLAGKKGSLRGKTFGLQAVVWIGITLSVLQQFVGINVIFYYSTTLWKAVGFQEKDSLTISVATSITNILVTLVAIALVDRIGRRPILLAGSIGMAVSLGTMALAFASATGTGSEISLPGAWGPVALVAANIFVVSFGASWGPLVWVLLGEIFPSRIRARALGLAAAAQWVANFAITLSFPVMAAGSLPLTYAMYALFAAASFFFVMYKVPETNGMSLEQAETLFVPKGSAKV; this is translated from the coding sequence ATGTCCACCGCCAAGGAGCAAACTACCGCCAAGATCCCGCAGCGGGTCATATGGCTGGCGCTTGCCGGCGCCGTGGGCGGCTTCCTGTTCGGCTTCGACTCGTCCGTGGTCAACGGCGCGGTCGACGCCATGAAGGACGAATTCGCGCTCAGCGAGGGCGTCACCGGGTTCGCCGTGGCCGTCGCACTGCTGGGCTGCGCCGCCGGGGCGTTCATGGCCGGCAAGGTGGCCGACCGCTACGGCCGCATTCCCGCCATGAAGTTGGGGTCGCTGCTGTTCCTGGTCAGCGCCATCGGCACGGGCTTCGCGTTCAGCGTCTGGGACCTGATCTTCTGGCGACTCGTGGGCGGCCTTGGCATCGGGCTGGCGTCGGTGATCGCACCCGCCTACATCTCCGAGATCTCTCCGCGCCACGTCCGCGGCAGGCTCGCCTCGCTGCAGCAGCTGGCCATCACCACCGGTATTTTCGCCGCGCTGCTCTCCGACGCGCTGTTCGCAACCGCCGCCGGCGGCGCCCACCAGGCCCTGTGGCTCGGCATCGAGGCCTGGCGCTGGATGTTCCTGGCCGCCGCGGTTCCGGCGGTCGTCTACGGCCTGATCGCCTACACGCTCCCCGAGTCCCCGCGTTTCCTCGTATTCCAGGGCAAGGAAGAGGAAGCCCGCAAGGTCTTCGATTCTATCGCGCCGGATGAGGACGCGGACCGCCACCTCCGCGAGATCCGCGAGGCCATCGAAGAGGACCAGCTGGCCGGCAAGAAGGGCTCGCTCCGCGGCAAGACGTTCGGGCTGCAGGCCGTGGTCTGGATCGGCATCACGCTGTCCGTGCTGCAGCAGTTTGTCGGCATCAACGTGATCTTCTACTACTCCACCACGCTGTGGAAGGCCGTGGGCTTCCAGGAGAAGGACTCGCTCACCATTTCCGTGGCAACGTCCATCACCAACATCCTGGTGACCCTCGTGGCCATCGCCCTCGTGGACCGGATCGGCCGACGCCCCATCCTGCTGGCCGGCTCGATCGGAATGGCCGTTTCCCTCGGCACCATGGCCCTGGCCTTCGCGTCCGCCACGGGCACCGGCTCCGAGATCTCACTCCCGGGCGCCTGGGGCCCCGTTGCCCTCGTGGCCGCGAACATCTTCGTGGTCAGCTTCGGCGCGTCCTGGGGGCCGCTCGTGTGGGTGCTCCTCGGCGAGATCTTCCCGTCCCGGATCCGCGCACGCGCCCTGGGCCTGGCCGCGGCAGCCCAGTGGGTCGCCAACTTTGCCATCACACTGAGCTTCCCCGTGATGGCCGCAGGTTCGCTGCCGCTGACGTACGCCATGTACGCACTTTTTGCGGCGGCATCGTTCTTCTTCGTCATGTACAAGGTGCCGGAGACGAACGGCATGTCGCTGGAACAGGCCGAAACCCTGTTTGTTCCAAAGGGGTCCGCCAAGGTCTGA
- a CDS encoding NAD(P)-dependent alcohol dehydrogenase, producing the protein MLTVNAYAAPSATGDLVPTTIERRAVGPQDVLIEIKYAGICHSDIHTVRGDWGPQQYPLAPGHEIAGIVTEVGAEVTKHKVGDRVGVGCMVNSCRECANCRKGEEQYCLAGNTGTYGAVDRDGTITQGGYTTHVVVTEDFVVRIPDGLDLDVAAPLLCAGITTYSPLRHWGAGPGKKVAVVGLGGLGHMAVKQAHAMGAEVTVLSQSLKKMEDGLRLGADAYYATSDPATFEALAGTFDLIINTVSASIDISSYLQLLTLDGTLVNVGAPAEPLPVNAFSLIMGRRSFAGSMIGGIRETQEMLDFCAEHQLGAEIEVIPADKINEAYERVLASDVRYRFVIDTATMS; encoded by the coding sequence ATGCTTACCGTCAACGCTTACGCCGCACCGTCCGCCACCGGCGACCTCGTCCCCACCACCATCGAACGCCGCGCCGTCGGCCCGCAGGATGTGCTGATCGAGATCAAGTACGCCGGAATCTGCCACTCGGACATCCACACCGTCCGCGGTGACTGGGGACCCCAGCAGTACCCGCTGGCACCGGGCCACGAAATCGCCGGTATCGTCACCGAGGTCGGCGCCGAAGTCACCAAGCACAAGGTTGGCGACCGCGTCGGAGTCGGCTGCATGGTGAATTCCTGCCGCGAATGCGCCAACTGCAGGAAGGGCGAGGAGCAGTACTGCCTCGCAGGCAACACCGGCACTTACGGCGCCGTCGACCGCGACGGGACCATCACGCAGGGCGGCTACACCACGCACGTGGTGGTGACCGAGGACTTCGTCGTGCGCATCCCGGACGGTCTTGACCTCGACGTCGCCGCGCCGCTGCTCTGCGCCGGCATCACCACCTACTCGCCGCTGCGCCACTGGGGCGCGGGACCCGGCAAGAAGGTGGCGGTCGTCGGCCTCGGCGGGCTCGGACACATGGCCGTCAAGCAGGCACACGCCATGGGCGCCGAGGTGACCGTGCTGTCGCAGTCGCTGAAGAAGATGGAAGACGGCCTGCGCCTCGGCGCGGACGCCTACTACGCCACGAGCGACCCCGCCACGTTCGAGGCCCTCGCCGGCACCTTCGACCTGATCATCAACACCGTCAGCGCCTCGATCGACATCAGCTCCTACCTGCAGCTGCTGACCCTCGACGGAACCCTGGTGAACGTGGGCGCGCCCGCAGAACCGCTCCCGGTGAACGCGTTCTCGCTGATTATGGGCCGCCGGTCCTTCGCCGGTTCAATGATCGGCGGCATCCGCGAGACCCAGGAAATGCTCGACTTCTGCGCCGAGCACCAGCTGGGCGCCGAGATCGAGGTCATCCCGGCTGACAAGATCAACGAAGCCTACGAGCGCGTCCTTGCCTCGGACGTGCGCTACCGCTTCGTCATCGACACCGCAACCATGAGCTAA
- a CDS encoding TetR/AcrR family transcriptional regulator, whose product MLEFNPDLPPMADPPSLPRQQRRYGRILEVAAGFARKGLKSVTLSEVAAKADVPLGTLYRYFPSATHLMLALYRHQLTELKVGSWPGAGTVRIHALSGVVMEIFHMRVMQPAVEQCLNQGVYLKDRDTTVLLREIDALAERAVTAASGDAVISRILLLTVTGLVQSVRCRRLSLFEAEEDLKKACTLLVPRPRSMRHTA is encoded by the coding sequence ATGCTTGAATTTAATCCTGATCTTCCGCCCATGGCCGACCCGCCGTCCCTGCCCCGACAACAGCGCCGCTACGGCCGTATCCTCGAGGTCGCGGCCGGGTTCGCGCGCAAGGGGCTCAAATCGGTAACGCTGTCCGAAGTGGCCGCGAAGGCCGATGTCCCCCTCGGCACCCTGTACCGCTACTTCCCCTCCGCCACGCATCTGATGCTGGCCCTCTACCGGCACCAGCTGACTGAGCTCAAGGTGGGGAGTTGGCCGGGTGCGGGCACGGTCCGGATCCATGCGCTCTCCGGCGTGGTGATGGAAATCTTCCACATGCGGGTGATGCAGCCCGCCGTCGAACAGTGCCTCAACCAAGGCGTGTACCTCAAGGACAGGGACACCACGGTGCTGCTGCGCGAGATCGACGCCCTGGCCGAGCGTGCGGTCACCGCCGCCAGTGGCGACGCCGTCATCTCCCGGATCCTGCTGCTGACCGTCACCGGTCTAGTCCAGTCCGTCCGCTGCCGCCGCTTGTCGCTGTTCGAAGCGGAAGAAGACCTGAAGAAGGCCTGCACCCTGCTGGTGCCGCGTCCCCGTTCCATGCGCCACACAGCGTAA
- a CDS encoding triacylglycerol lipase: protein MNGTLRRALWWVQDYAYAAGWQVRGALSRTRADAFHTGDGRPIVVIPGVYESWQFMLPLITALHGAGHPVHVVTLLQRNRLGVPVAARFVAEHIAAAGLNDAVIVAHSKGGLIGKYIMLALDPDQRIDRLIAICTPFSGSRYARYLLIPSLRIFSPRNALTRQMAREEAINHRISSIYGDFDPHIPEGSVLPGAKNIRVPVAGHFRILGHAETVRAILEQMPADLPAGPHESRQP, encoded by the coding sequence GTGAACGGCACGCTGCGCAGGGCGCTCTGGTGGGTCCAGGACTACGCCTATGCCGCGGGATGGCAGGTCCGGGGCGCGCTATCCCGGACCCGTGCGGACGCCTTTCATACCGGTGACGGCAGGCCCATAGTCGTGATCCCCGGAGTGTATGAAAGCTGGCAGTTCATGCTGCCGCTGATTACTGCCCTGCACGGCGCCGGGCACCCGGTACATGTTGTGACCCTGCTGCAAAGGAACCGGCTGGGCGTGCCTGTCGCGGCCCGGTTCGTAGCAGAACACATCGCCGCGGCCGGCCTGAACGATGCCGTGATCGTCGCGCACAGCAAAGGCGGCCTGATCGGGAAGTACATCATGCTCGCCCTGGACCCGGACCAGCGCATCGACCGGTTGATCGCCATCTGCACGCCGTTCTCCGGATCGCGCTATGCCCGGTACCTGCTCATCCCGAGCCTTCGCATCTTCTCTCCCCGCAACGCCCTGACCCGGCAGATGGCCCGCGAAGAAGCGATCAACCACCGGATCAGCTCCATTTACGGCGATTTTGACCCGCATATCCCCGAAGGCAGCGTCCTGCCCGGAGCCAAGAACATCCGGGTCCCGGTGGCTGGGCATTTCCGGATCCTGGGCCACGCGGAGACCGTTCGTGCCATCTTGGAGCAGATGCCGGCAGACCTCCCCGCCGGCCCGCACGAGTCCCGGCAGCCGTGA
- a CDS encoding NADP-dependent malic enzyme — translation MSTETIAPTDNTAAEALTDQEIFAAHEGGKLSIASTVPLANKRDLSIAYTPGVAQVSRAIHADPKLAKTHTWAQRLVAVVSDGTAVLGLGNIGASASLPVMEGKSALFKAFGELDSIPLVLNTTDVDEIVETLVRLRPSFGAVNLEDISAPRCFELEEKLIEALDCPVMHDDQHGTAVVVLAALTGAAKVTGRELEGLRVVVSGAGAAGIAVAEILLTAGISDVVLLDSRGVINAERPDIAADSASKKAQMAQRSNPRGIAGGPAEALLGADVFVGVSSSKLAEEHLKLMNHSSIVFALSNPDPEVLPEVAAKYAAVVATGRSDFPNQINNVLAFPGIFRGALDAGARRITPAMKLAAARAIAALAEEGLSADYIVPSPLDPRVAPAVTAAVAAAAVEDGV, via the coding sequence GTGTCCACTGAAACGATTGCCCCCACCGACAACACCGCGGCCGAAGCGCTGACGGACCAGGAAATCTTCGCGGCCCACGAGGGCGGCAAGCTCTCCATCGCCAGCACCGTCCCGCTCGCCAACAAGCGCGACCTCTCCATCGCGTACACCCCGGGCGTTGCCCAGGTCAGCCGCGCCATCCACGCCGACCCCAAGCTTGCCAAGACCCACACCTGGGCCCAGCGCCTGGTGGCGGTAGTCAGCGACGGCACCGCCGTCCTCGGCCTGGGAAACATCGGCGCCAGCGCCTCGCTGCCCGTCATGGAGGGCAAGTCCGCCCTCTTCAAGGCCTTTGGTGAACTGGACTCCATCCCGCTGGTCCTCAACACCACGGATGTGGACGAGATCGTGGAAACCCTTGTCAGGCTCCGTCCCAGCTTCGGCGCCGTCAACCTCGAGGACATCTCGGCGCCGCGCTGCTTCGAGCTGGAGGAAAAGCTCATCGAGGCCCTGGACTGCCCCGTCATGCACGATGACCAGCACGGCACCGCCGTCGTGGTCCTTGCCGCACTGACCGGAGCTGCCAAGGTCACCGGGCGCGAGCTCGAAGGCCTGCGCGTGGTCGTCTCGGGCGCCGGCGCCGCCGGCATCGCCGTCGCCGAAATCCTGCTCACTGCAGGCATCAGCGACGTCGTGCTGCTGGACTCCCGCGGCGTGATCAACGCCGAACGCCCGGACATCGCCGCGGACTCCGCCAGCAAGAAGGCCCAGATGGCGCAGCGCAGCAACCCCCGCGGCATCGCGGGCGGCCCTGCCGAGGCCCTGCTCGGCGCAGACGTTTTCGTCGGCGTCTCGTCCTCGAAGCTGGCCGAGGAACACCTGAAGCTGATGAACCACAGCTCTATCGTGTTCGCGCTGTCCAACCCGGACCCCGAAGTGCTGCCCGAGGTGGCCGCCAAGTACGCTGCCGTGGTTGCCACCGGACGCAGCGACTTCCCGAACCAGATCAACAACGTCCTGGCCTTCCCGGGCATCTTCCGCGGCGCGCTGGACGCCGGTGCGCGCCGCATCACGCCTGCCATGAAGCTCGCCGCAGCACGCGCCATCGCTGCCCTGGCCGAGGAGGGGCTGTCCGCGGACTACATCGTGCCCAGCCCGCTGGATCCGCGGGTGGCGCCGGCCGTCACGGCCGCCGTGGCCGCGGCGGCCGTGGAAGACGGAGTCTAA
- a CDS encoding GNAT family N-acetyltransferase encodes MIFAVGSGTFRLRPAQKPDLPAILRLLADDRRGASREDTGDLTPYEQAFDAIHADPAHLLVVGELLGEGESVGPLVATFQLSFIPGLSRRGSWRSQLEAVRVDRSLRGKGVGSAMIGWVVAESRRRGCSLVQLTTDKSRQDAHRFYERLGFAASHEGMKLTL; translated from the coding sequence ATGATCTTCGCCGTCGGGAGCGGCACCTTCAGGCTGCGCCCCGCGCAGAAGCCCGACTTGCCGGCCATCCTGCGGCTCCTGGCCGATGACCGGCGTGGCGCAAGCCGCGAGGACACGGGGGACCTGACGCCCTACGAGCAGGCGTTTGACGCGATCCACGCCGACCCCGCGCATCTCCTCGTCGTGGGGGAGCTGCTCGGGGAGGGCGAAAGCGTAGGCCCTCTGGTGGCCACCTTCCAGCTCAGCTTCATTCCGGGCCTCTCCCGCCGCGGTTCCTGGCGCAGCCAGCTCGAGGCGGTGCGCGTGGACCGAAGCCTCCGGGGCAAGGGTGTCGGGTCCGCGATGATCGGCTGGGTTGTGGCGGAGTCCCGCCGCCGGGGCTGCTCGCTGGTGCAGTTGACCACCGACAAGTCCCGCCAGGACGCCCACCGCTTCTACGAGCGCCTCGGATTCGCGGCCAGCCACGAAGGCATGAAGCTCACGCTCTGA
- a CDS encoding MDR family MFS transporter, translating into MSKTAAGPAAGDVLTKRQTITVMVGLMLGMFLSSLDQTIVSTSIYTIANDLDGLSLQAWATTAYLITSTVSTPLYGKLSDIFGRRPLYLAAILIFLAGSLYAGSVHSMTELAIARGIQGMGAGGLLALALTIIGDIVALKDRAKFQGYFMSVFGISSVLGPVVGGAFAGSANILGFDGWRWVFFINLPIGLAALTVVFLYLHLPAKHVKQKIDYWGAAAITLAIVPLLLVAEQGRSWGWTSAGSLLCIGLGIVGIAAFLLAEKRAGDYALIPLRLFRNLTFGLSSLLNFIIGIGMFGAIAMLPMYLQLVKGLTPTEAGLMMITFTVGILTGSITAGRTISSSGTYRIFPILGTAVLTGAAVVMGFSLGVDTGLWVPGLIAVFFGLGLGFCMQPLTLAMQVSVPPKDMGVGTSSAAFFRSMGGAVGTAVFISMLFSLAADKIASGMKDAVQNADYLKVLKDPAVAADPANAKLYEFFKNGASNDSLNDTSWLHTANPVLTRPITEGFAQSIDAVMLTAAVLTGIAFLISFALPNKKLTDPKAVAKESVPAH; encoded by the coding sequence ATGTCCAAAACCGCCGCCGGGCCCGCAGCCGGGGACGTCCTGACGAAGCGTCAGACCATCACAGTGATGGTAGGTCTTATGCTCGGCATGTTCCTGTCCTCGCTGGACCAGACCATCGTGTCCACGTCCATCTACACCATCGCCAACGATCTCGACGGCCTGTCCCTGCAGGCCTGGGCCACCACCGCGTACCTCATCACGTCCACGGTGAGCACTCCGCTCTACGGAAAGCTCAGCGACATCTTCGGCCGCCGTCCGCTGTACCTGGCCGCGATCCTGATCTTCCTGGCCGGCTCCCTGTACGCCGGCTCGGTGCACTCGATGACCGAACTGGCCATCGCCCGCGGCATCCAGGGCATGGGCGCCGGCGGCCTGCTGGCCCTCGCGCTGACCATCATCGGCGACATTGTCGCCCTGAAGGACCGGGCCAAGTTCCAGGGCTACTTCATGTCCGTCTTCGGCATCTCCTCCGTGCTGGGCCCCGTGGTGGGCGGCGCCTTCGCAGGTTCCGCGAACATCCTGGGCTTCGACGGCTGGCGCTGGGTGTTCTTCATCAACCTGCCGATCGGCCTCGCCGCGCTGACCGTCGTCTTCCTGTACCTGCACCTGCCCGCCAAGCACGTGAAGCAGAAGATTGACTACTGGGGCGCCGCGGCCATCACGCTGGCTATCGTTCCCCTGCTCCTCGTGGCCGAACAGGGCCGCAGCTGGGGCTGGACCTCGGCCGGTTCCCTGCTGTGCATCGGCCTGGGCATCGTCGGCATCGCGGCGTTCCTGCTGGCCGAGAAGCGCGCAGGCGACTACGCACTCATTCCGCTCCGGCTCTTCCGCAACCTCACCTTCGGCCTGTCCTCGCTGCTGAACTTCATCATCGGCATCGGCATGTTCGGTGCGATCGCCATGCTGCCCATGTACCTGCAGCTCGTGAAGGGCCTCACCCCCACCGAGGCCGGCCTGATGATGATCACGTTCACCGTGGGCATCCTCACCGGTTCCATCACCGCGGGCCGGACCATTTCGTCGTCCGGCACCTACCGGATCTTCCCCATCCTGGGCACGGCGGTCCTGACCGGCGCCGCCGTCGTCATGGGCTTCTCGCTTGGCGTCGACACCGGGCTCTGGGTTCCCGGCCTGATCGCGGTGTTCTTCGGCCTGGGCCTGGGCTTCTGCATGCAGCCGCTCACGCTGGCCATGCAGGTCTCCGTTCCGCCCAAGGACATGGGCGTGGGCACGTCGTCGGCTGCGTTCTTCCGTTCCATGGGCGGCGCCGTAGGAACGGCCGTCTTCATTTCCATGCTGTTCAGCCTCGCGGCGGACAAGATCGCCTCCGGGATGAAGGACGCCGTGCAGAACGCCGACTACCTCAAGGTCCTCAAGGACCCTGCCGTGGCCGCCGATCCCGCAAACGCCAAGCTCTACGAGTTCTTCAAGAACGGCGCCAGCAACGACTCCCTCAACGACACCAGCTGGCTGCACACGGCCAACCCCGTGCTCACCCGGCCCATCACCGAGGGATTCGCCCAGTCGATCGACGCCGTCATGCTCACCGCAGCCGTGCTCACGGGCATCGCCTTCCTGATCAGCTTCGCCCTGCCGAACAAGAAGCTCACCGACCCCAAGGCCGTCGCCAAGGAGTCCGTGCCGGCCCACTAG
- a CDS encoding MFS transporter: MSLSDIPGAVPDPGLVGTRSATALAEPTSRVTPLWTTGVVLVNLGINAAFFGPIQVLLSQQAEHFDAGQKEAILALVTGAGAAVSLVANPLFGAFSDRTTSRFGRRVPWVVVGAVLGAAALIGLAGAPNVAVMTLLWCLVQAGCNGAYAAITAAIPDRVPLPQRATVGGLAAMGQTVGILIGAVIAAVVSGNFALGYIVCALALLAGVVMYLFKSADVPLPAGDRPPLNWIDFLLGFVRPLRHPDFAWAWITRLLVNIGNHMVTLYLLFFLADAVHLKATTGMEPAFGVLVLTGLYAVFVIITSVIGGRLSDRMGKRKPLVIASSVIIALASLILAFAPTWIGGIVGASVLGIGFGAYLAVDFALITQVLPHAVDRGKDLGVINIANSLPQVIAPALAWPFVTLWGGYVSLYVAAAVIGLLGAVFVVKIKGVD, translated from the coding sequence ATGAGTCTGTCCGACATTCCCGGTGCAGTTCCCGATCCCGGGCTGGTGGGGACGCGATCGGCCACGGCACTCGCCGAACCGACGTCCCGCGTGACGCCGCTGTGGACCACGGGCGTGGTGCTGGTCAACCTGGGAATCAACGCCGCGTTTTTCGGTCCCATCCAGGTGCTCCTCAGCCAGCAGGCCGAACATTTCGACGCCGGCCAGAAGGAGGCCATCCTCGCGCTCGTGACCGGAGCAGGGGCGGCGGTCTCCCTCGTGGCCAACCCCCTGTTCGGCGCCTTCAGCGACCGCACCACGTCCCGCTTCGGCCGGCGCGTGCCGTGGGTCGTGGTGGGGGCCGTCCTGGGGGCGGCCGCACTGATAGGCCTGGCCGGGGCGCCGAACGTGGCGGTCATGACGCTGCTCTGGTGCCTCGTGCAGGCCGGATGCAACGGCGCCTACGCTGCCATCACCGCCGCCATTCCCGACCGCGTTCCGCTACCGCAGCGGGCCACGGTGGGCGGCCTTGCCGCGATGGGACAAACGGTGGGCATCCTCATTGGCGCGGTGATTGCCGCCGTCGTCAGCGGAAACTTCGCCCTGGGGTACATCGTTTGCGCGCTCGCGCTTTTGGCCGGCGTGGTGATGTACCTGTTCAAGAGCGCCGATGTGCCGCTCCCCGCCGGTGACAGGCCGCCGCTGAACTGGATCGATTTCCTGCTTGGCTTTGTCCGGCCGCTGCGGCACCCGGACTTCGCCTGGGCCTGGATCACCCGGCTGCTCGTCAATATCGGCAACCACATGGTCACCCTGTACCTGCTGTTCTTCCTCGCGGACGCTGTCCATCTGAAGGCGACCACCGGGATGGAGCCGGCCTTCGGCGTGCTGGTGCTGACCGGGCTCTACGCCGTGTTTGTGATCATCACGAGCGTGATCGGCGGCCGGCTCAGCGACCGCATGGGCAAGCGCAAGCCCCTGGTCATAGCCTCCTCCGTGATCATTGCGCTGGCGTCACTGATCCTGGCGTTCGCGCCGACGTGGATCGGCGGTATCGTGGGCGCCAGCGTCTTGGGGATCGGCTTCGGTGCCTACCTCGCGGTGGACTTCGCGCTCATCACCCAGGTGCTGCCGCACGCCGTTGACCGGGGCAAGGACCTCGGCGTCATCAACATCGCCAACTCACTGCCGCAGGTCATCGCTCCGGCCCTGGCGTGGCCGTTCGTGACCCTCTGGGGCGGCTACGTTTCGCTCTACGTCGCCGCGGCAGTGATCGGCTTGCTGGGCGCCGTGTTCGTCGTGAAGATCAAGGGCGTCGACTAG
- a CDS encoding nuclear transport factor 2 family protein codes for MTDAINSWVEAYIRAWTSNAADDIRALFTEDAVYATRPYDPDAWRGREQIVEKWIESADKPEDWRFEWSVLGTDGDLAFVQGRTTYLDDRPSYENLWVIRLGADGRASAFTEWFMERKA; via the coding sequence ATGACCGACGCAATCAACAGCTGGGTGGAAGCCTACATCCGGGCCTGGACCTCCAACGCGGCCGACGACATCCGGGCACTGTTCACCGAGGATGCCGTCTACGCCACCCGCCCGTATGACCCGGACGCCTGGCGCGGCCGGGAGCAGATCGTGGAGAAGTGGATCGAGTCCGCAGACAAGCCCGAGGACTGGAGGTTCGAGTGGTCCGTCCTGGGAACCGACGGCGACCTCGCCTTCGTGCAGGGACGCACCACCTATCTCGATGACAGGCCGAGCTACGAGAACCTCTGGGTGATCCGGCTTGGCGCGGACGGACGGGCCAGCGCCTTCACCGAGTGGTTCATGGAGCGCAAGGCCTGA